The DNA segment GCCGCAGGCCACTATAATGATCCGCTCGGCATTCACTAGTTTCTGCTCATAATCCACAATTCCGCCCAGTGAAACTATGCCCTCCTGCAACCTGAGCCTTCCCCGCATGCTGTCGCGTATGGAGCGGGGCTGTTCGAAGATCTCTTTCAGCATGAAATGCTTATAGCCACCTTTTTCCAAAGCAGTAAGGTTAAGCTCAAGCTTCTGGATATAAGGAGTTTTCTCCTTATTCTTAATGGTTAAGATCTTGAGCGGTTTCCTTCTTCTCAAGATAGCAAGTTCCTCATCGTTCAGATAAACCACATCCTTGGTATACTCCACAATTGGCGTTGCATCTGAGGCAATGAAGAATTCGTCGATGCCGATCCCGACGACCAGCGGCGAGCTTTTCCGCGCCGCGATGAGCATATCGGGATGATTTTTAGAGATGACCACGATCGCATAAGCTCCGATAACCTGGTTAAGGGCAATCCGCACGGCCTCCACCAGGTCAACATTTTCATGTACCTGTATATCCTCGATAAGATGGACCAGGGCTTCCGTATCAGTGTTACTCGTAAAAACATATCCCCGGTTGATCAGCTCTTTTTTCAACGTCAGGTAATTCTCGATAATTCCATTGTGAATGATCGCCAGATTTTTCGACTGGGAATAATGAGGATGGGCATTGATATCATTAGGCTCCCCATGCGTTGCCCAGCGTGTGTGGGCAATACCGACGGTACCTGTTAAGTCCATTTTTTTTGTAAGCTCCTCAAGGTCCGCAACTTTACCCTTAGTCTTAAAAACCTTGAGGCTATCATTCAGGATGGCCAGGCCGGCACTGTCGTACCCCCGGTATTCCAACCGGTATAATCCTTTCATAAGGATCGGATAAGCTTCTTTTGGCCCCAGATAAGCAATAATTCCGCACATAAGCTTAGGATTTCAATTTATCAGACAAACTTAATCAATAATGTAATCCTGACCTCAAATGATTGCTGAAACTACCAAATGGAGAAGCCTTGCAGAATTAACTAGTTAAGAGTAGTATAAGTAATGATCAGTTTCATTCTGTCTTCAGGAGCAATAGGTAATTGAGGACTTTTTCCGCTCAGGAGGACACGTTGCGCATTGACAGCTCCCCCGGAGACATATACCTCAAGGCCGTAATCAGGATCAGCAGATCGCATCAATTCCTGGATAGTATTGGTAATCCTGAACCAGTAACCATGATTGTTTTTATCATAATATCCTCCAAAATAACCTTCCCCTTCCAGCTGGTCATCCGTTATAGAATATCCTCCTTCTGCTTTTCTTTTGACTAAAACCAGCGTACTGGCGACGTCCAGCCCCGGATCCGGCTCATAGCAACTGAGAAATAAGCGGGCCTCATTCACAGCGATATTTCCATTGGCATAATAATTCTTAATGTAAGGAAAGCGCACAAAGGTTTTAACACCGCCAAGAGCCTGCACATAACAAATGCTTTTACCCAACGTCGTATCTTTATCAATAACCTGTGCCTTGAATGCAGGGTCCCCGAGGCTGTAATCATGGGTAAAATTGCCAAAGCGGGCGCAGTTGCTGTTGATCAGATATTCAAATTTCAGGGAGTCATCTGTGCCATTATGGTAATAAAGCGTCATTTCCGAAACGGACGATAAAAGGTCGAGGTAGATTATTGAACCTCCACTATTGGCGGGCTCTGCAGTAACATAAAGGCCATAAAAATAATTCAGGAAACTTTTATTGTCGGCCATGCTGTCAGCCGGGGCAGTGAGAAGTTTGCTAGCCAGTGTGGAAGTCAGTGAACCCAGATGGATGCGAAGATGAGGATCCAGTGTATCTACCCCGATAATAACATTGCTGGAAAAATCAGGAGTGAATGTTTTTTGGCCAAGTAATGTTTCCTTAACGGCTACCGACTGGTTCGAATAATATAGTGAATCCAATTGAATCTGTCCGGCTAACTCGTAAACCTTTACAGTCATGACTGCAGTTGAGTCGCCATAAAAACCATCATATTTCAGCGAAAGGACCAGGGAATCAGGATAGGGAGTTATCCCAAAGTCATAGGCAGATTCTGACAACCTGAATTGAGTGTAAAAACTGGCAGTCGATCTGCCAAATACAGGATCTACCATGCTGCCAAGCAAGGAAACAGAGGTTTCATCAGTTTTAACAGAATCCACAATCTGCGAATATGCGATTACAGCGGTTGTATCGATGGAGTGCACATTGAGTTTGTCGCCGGGGGGCTGGATCTCAAGCCCAAGGTCATTATTTTCTTTTTTACAGGTTGTAAGTAAGAGGGCTGTGATCAGGAAAAGGCCTGCAGAAAACCAGCTGAACTTCTTAAGCATTGTCACGTTAAGTTTAAATTGAAAAAGATAACAGTATCCGGAATGATTAACGCGAAACAACGGGTTCCTCAATCAAAATCTTATCGTAGAAATCCGAGAAAGCTTCCAGGTATTGTTCCTCTCCCTGATAATCAAGGACAGGTTTACCTGATTTGCCAACATATTCCAGGAGTTCTTTATTGATCTTCCGGCTGCCGATGATTACGCCATCGGAATATTGCACCGCTGCTTTGATTAAATTAACGAAATTAGTCTTCTTGTAGTATGCAAGGTCCTGTTTTGTCACCCCGTCGTATTTAATTTTTTTACTGATATCGGCATGCATTTCCTCCTTGAAATCATCATCATAAATTGAGATGACAACTTTTGTTTCGTTGAACAGGGGATTATCGCGATAGGATTTTTTCACATAAAGCGGGATAAGACTGGTAAACCAGCCGTGGCAATGGATAATATCCGGACTCCAGCCTAATTTTTTAACGGTTTCCAACACACCCCTTGCAAAGAAGATCGCCCTTTCATCATTATCATCAAAGAATTTACCGTTTTTATCGTAAAGGTTAGCTTTGCGCTGAAAATAATCTTCATTGTCGATAAAATAGATCTGCATGCGGGCTTGCTGTATGGAGGCTACTTTTATAATCAGCGGGTGGTCATTATTGTCAATGATCAGGTTCATCCCCGATAAGCGGATCACCTCATGCAACTGGTTTCTTCGTTCGTTGATGGTTCCGTAACGAGGCATAAAAGTCCGGATTTCTTTTCCTTTCTCCTGAATCCCCTGAGGAAGATAACGTCCGATTCGCCCGATGGGAGTTTCTTCAATATAAGGCATTATTTCCTGAGATACGAAGAGGACTCTCTTTTTTTCCATAACAGACGGCTTGAATTTTTAAAAAGTTATGCAAAGGTAGTAAATATTAAGTAATTAATTGATTTATACAATAGGCACGACTGTTAAAAAGATAAATAATGAAAAAATTTTAACTGGAGATGTGGTGGGCTGTCAGATTGTGGCAGATGAATCACCTTCCGGATTAATTCCAGTTGTATTTTCAGGAGATTCTTTCTTAGCGAAAAACTTTTTTTGAAAGATGAGCAACAAAAGTACACCGGTTGTGATAGAGCTATCTGCAACATTGAAGACAGGCCGGAAGAATGTGAATGGTTGCCCTCCCCATAACGGGACCCAATCGGGAAGGGTTGTTTCAATTACAGGAAAATATAGCATATCGACTACTTTCCCGTGCAGGAAGGCGCTGTAACCACCTTCGGGAGGAAAAAGAGTTGCAACACTGTGAAAGCTGCTCTCATTGAAGATCAGTCCGTAAAAAGCGCTGTCGATGATGTTTCCAAGCGCACCGGCCATGATAAGTGAAAAGCTGAAAATCAAGCCCGGATGAGGGGATTTTTTTCGTAAACGATATATGTAATAACCTATAATGATGATGGCAATGATCCGGAAAATACT comes from the Bacteroidales bacterium genome and includes:
- a CDS encoding DUF4270 domain-containing protein → MLKKFSWFSAGLFLITALLLTTCKKENNDLGLEIQPPGDKLNVHSIDTTAVIAYSQIVDSVKTDETSVSLLGSMVDPVFGRSTASFYTQFRLSESAYDFGITPYPDSLVLSLKYDGFYGDSTAVMTVKVYELAGQIQLDSLYYSNQSVAVKETLLGQKTFTPDFSSNVIIGVDTLDPHLRIHLGSLTSTLASKLLTAPADSMADNKSFLNYFYGLYVTAEPANSGGSIIYLDLLSSVSEMTLYYHNGTDDSLKFEYLINSNCARFGNFTHDYSLGDPAFKAQVIDKDTTLGKSICYVQALGGVKTFVRFPYIKNYYANGNIAVNEARLFLSCYEPDPGLDVASTLVLVKRKAEGGYSITDDQLEGEGYFGGYYDKNNHGYWFRITNTIQELMRSADPDYGLEVYVSGGAVNAQRVLLSGKSPQLPIAPEDRMKLIITYTTLN
- a CDS encoding glycogen/starch synthase; translation: MEKKRVLFVSQEIMPYIEETPIGRIGRYLPQGIQEKGKEIRTFMPRYGTINERRNQLHEVIRLSGMNLIIDNNDHPLIIKVASIQQARMQIYFIDNEDYFQRKANLYDKNGKFFDDNDERAIFFARGVLETVKKLGWSPDIIHCHGWFTSLIPLYVKKSYRDNPLFNETKVVISIYDDDFKEEMHADISKKIKYDGVTKQDLAYYKKTNFVNLIKAAVQYSDGVIIGSRKINKELLEYVGKSGKPVLDYQGEEQYLEAFSDFYDKILIEEPVVSR
- a CDS encoding lipoprotein signal peptidase — its product is MKKSILIVLLVLILDQVLKFWIKTHMTLGQEINVAGNWFILHFTENEGMAFGFTFGGAAGKLILSIFRIIAIIIIGYYIYRLRKKSPHPGLIFSFSLIMAGALGNIIDSAFYGLIFNESSFHSVATLFPPEGGYSAFLHGKVVDMLYFPVIETTLPDWVPLWGGQPFTFFRPVFNVADSSITTGVLLLLIFQKKFFAKKESPENTTGINPEGDSSATI